The window cctgacgacgttgaatccacatttttgccaagattttggcttttaaaggctgcggccttaaacttttgatctgctgatgaacagcctatttcggtTTTATGGTGGTTTTGAATAAATTGCttgctgaaaacatttttgtctctctcctgtttcttctttttccattttcaagctctacttagaagctccttaacatccaacagcacaaaatgtgaattcttgcatttttttttttaattagtcttaaaatttggatcaggagtgtatatatacacacacacacacacacattcacattgaGTGTTCTTACACACACGGCTACAGTACAGCTTTACCACTAGGGGTCACTACCAAGCCTGGCAATCCTTTAATCTACCCTCCAACGTGATCAGAACGTGACATATGGTGTTTGTCCGTCATCCTGTGGACTGTGCCAGGCAGGCCATCACACAGCGAGAGGGGCGGGGGGTGACTTGCGTATTGCTCTAGATGTCCACCTTGTCAACTTTCTGTGAACTTGGTGTAATGCCATACAAAGTAAATGACTTAGTGCCGCTGAAGAACAGATCAGCACACTGTATTTGCAGGTCAGGGTGTTAATAGGAGGACTTTGGAGTTTCCCCATCGAGGTTGACAAAGGACAGGTGCAAGTGAGGAGTTATTGGAAATGTCGCTAAGTAGAGATGTTCTCTGCGCCTTTATAACCCAATAGGCCTGTTCCTCTTTCCTTTGCAACGTACCGACTGCTCTGCTGCACCGAGGCCTCCAACACAGGTAAGCATGTTTTTCCTGTATTCCCTCAATGTTAACTTTGAAAATGTACGTGTGTAATAATCACAATGAAAGTAATGAGCAGCCCGGGCAGATCCATTATTCAGTTGCTCCGCTGTGCCAAGAGCTTGGCATTCAGCCAGCGGGGATAGAGGAGTAGCGGACCAGATAGAGCTGACTGCCAATGTCGTAATGCCTGGCACTGGTGCATTGTTAAAGATCACTGTTAAAATGATTCATTTTCGAGCCAATAATCTGCAGTACATTATAAGAACCCCGCAAAGGCTCTATAGTTTCCAAATGACTGCTAAATATGTTTTCACCTTGAAACAGAAGCTGAACTTCTAACCCAGAATATTCATCACAAATGTGAtttaattaatgacactaataaCAATGCCGCACCTTGGTAAGATCGGCGAGGCAGCAAGGTGGGGGATGACCTCGAGGACACTCCAACAGAATCTACAATTATCAGCTGTGGAAGGCATTTgcttttcttgatttcttatgGATGCTGCAAGTGTTGAGAAAGCTCAACGCTAAAGCCAAAGTCATCTGAAATCCAATTCATTTCCTGATTATTCGAATGTAGACTCAGATTAGtacaatattaatatcaaaaATGGTGATTTGGTCTTAAGGAGGTAActtgtactttaaaaaaatatcagtgtGAAGTCTGACCTTGTTTTAGAGCTGTGTGGgacataaatatatactgtaataatataataaatatatcattTGAAATTGTGTTCGCTTAACTTCACTgtaatttcaaatatttttaaaaatgttttttttccttttgtttttttgttgcattgaATTTTCTGTGATGACCCCCTAATGACCTTTTTATAGTTTAGTCTTGTTttgcaaatatatattttaaaaaaccccatcattttaaagtaaaatgtcattgtaattAATCATTTGAATGTAACACTTTCACAAAAGCTTGCTATAAACTggattttaatgttttaaaaaacgaATGACAAGATCCCATCATGTACGTAATAAAAGCGAAACATGCTGATGAGTAAATCaatcaaattcaaatgaataaaacaaagaaaggGATGTAATATCAAGCAAGATGACCGTGGTCCAAAGGTTActcctttctttctttgtcaGTAGCTTCACTATTTTTAGAACCAGTAATCCTGAACCAGTCGACCCGCCGACAAGGTTCATACTGGGATAGAAGATCTTTTAAGCATCTTGGACCTTATTTGCCCATTGATTCACAGCTGTGCAAAACCATTTTCAGTATGATCCTGGGAAAAAGTAGCAGCCTGCAGGAACCGAAGTTGTATgctgagtctttttttttttttcacagaccTGGCAGCAGCAGCATTACGGATCAGCATTTTGGTGGTTGTTTCTTCGACAGACTGTGAACCGAGCATGGCAGTAATCCAGCCTGCTTGAGACGAACACATGTACGAGTTTTTCTGGATCGTGTTTTGACATTAAGTCTCTTATGCTTGTGATGTTTATAAACGGGAAGGAGAAGGTCAAGGTTGTTGAGTGGGGCTGACTGTGTCTTAAGGATAAGACACTTTGAGTTGGACTTTTACTTTTCGGAAAACAAGGGACTATTACTGGATTGTTCAGGTGAGAGCAGacgtatattgtttttttttttatgacagtcTGTAGCATCACATTATGTAATGTGTCAATTTTAAGTGAGCATGTAACTGTCACGGTAGGCAGGTGAGGCTGATgaacaataaacaaataatgataacataccGTAACATCAATGTTTgcccattgaactgtattataatgaTTCCAATCGTTCAACATTTCCTTAAGTAAAAATAGcttaatttgcacatttcctgctcaaatacagggcagaaccAAGACCCGCCCAAGAGCCGCCACTCCCCTGCCCACTTAGTATTCATCATTAGTCAACTGGGGTGCCCATTTTAAAAGTACTCGTAATTCGTAATTGGCAACTTATTTCTTTTGTGTTCTCTCAGCCTATTCTTCACACTGGTCAGGGTGTCACGTGTGGTGTGATACAGTTGTGGCTCGATTGTCGtgggggtcagaggtcactaAGCCTTCTGTGTCACACTGGGGTGTCGCCCCAGGTGAGTCACCGCGAATTACACCATCAAATTTTGTGACTCAATGGAATTCTTGCACCACCAAATGGCTACTTCGACATTCTTGTTTGGGGCGTTCAAAACCCCCAAGGTGACTAACCAGGTGACATGCATGGTGACTAACGCAGGGTTAATTCTTCGTATTCCAAAGATATTTTCCATCTTTCATCTCAGTGAGACAGTTTAGGGAAGGCCCTGTCGTATTACCGCATGACTGCGCCCTTGTGAACAACGCAAGGTCCATGAAGGCATGCTTAAGCCAAGGTCACAACCAGTCGTACGGGCTCCTATGGCTGGTCGACGTGCAAAAACGCAAGAACCCCACGGAGGGCACGCGTTTGACGTGCTGATGTGCGAGGCTTCGACTGGCCACGGAGGTTTTTGTTAAGTCAAGTAAACTCTACGGGTGCTTGTTTCAGGTCGCAAGACAAACTTATGTACGTCTTTGTGCGTCGTCCGTGTGGCCAACGTGTCTTTCGTACATTTTGCTGGTGTCGGGTTTGGGCAAAATATCGTACTTGCATAGGTGACATTGGCTTTAAATGGATTTGGTGTAGAGGAACTTGAACGGCAGCCTGAGCTCAAGCCAATGAAACACCCTGGGGATGAACTAGAAGAGCAATGGCtgttacagtatacagtagctAACAAACATTTTGTCCTTTCCCCCATGGGTGTCATAAAGCTCACAGTGCTTCCTGGTGACCGGTCGTATAGAATCACAGGGAGCTCGATGGCAATCACTTTGCAGCATTCATTATTCGTACTTTCTTCGGCAGGTCTCCTGTCTATGGCTAGGGTACCATGGGTGGTTTCCATCCTGTTACTGTTGGTGCTCCATGCTCCGTGGGCAGCCCCTGCCCCTACCCAGCACCTGTGTGGCTCCCATCTGGTAGACGCCCTGTACTTCGTATGTGGAGAGAGGGGCTTCTTCCATAGTCCTAAACGACTCCACAAGCGGGATCTGGAACACTTGCTTAGTAAGGCCATATCaagtattcctttttttttttttttaaagcttaaaAAGTGTGAATTGGGGTGAACTGTATAATCCTCATGGTGACTTTGTGTCTGCAGTCTGAACCACTATGTTAAAAGTTCAGCTTCAGTTCAGGCAATGAAGTTAACGCGCTGAAAACTTTgctgaatgacttttttttttctccatcatTCATTAGTGTGCAAAGCCTCTCTCTGTGTGTCAACGCTGTGGCCAGCGAAACTCCTCATTAACTTATTCACAAAACAAACAGTGTTTGGACCTCAAACAATCTTGTGATGTTTAGTTTAGATGTTGAAGCTATGATAGAAGCTATTGGATCGCCACCCTATCCCCTCCTGAAATAAGGCCTAACAAGCCTAAATGGATTGAGGCGATCAGATTACCTAGCCATTAGGCTTCCATTAAAGTGTGATGAGTCTAAATGCTCATATGAGAGACTTTGAGGTTCACACAGCAGGCGGGACTTAACTCGGCTTTGGAAACTTTCTTCACTTCTAAGGGTTCCTGTCTAAAAAAGCCAAACAAGAACAGCGGCTCTGGAGAAAGTTTACTGGCAGCGATGATTCCAAGGTGAAGAGAGGCATCGTGGAGCAGTGCTGCCATAAGCCATGCAGTATTTACCACCTGGAGGGCTACTGTGACTGACCTGAAGACTCCGCACACCCAAAACCACTCACAACTTGTAAGGGGAAAGGTCTTGGAAGTCCATATTTGGTTATATACTTGCTGGCTCTGTTTGAACTACTACAGCAAATAAAGCTTCATGACCCATAACCTGAGGCTCCTCTCTGCAAAGATGTGACTTTGTACTTTTTGCCCATTAAGGATAAAGTTACACAAACATGGCTTTCTAATACCGCTGCCATCGTTTCAACCTCTGACTGCAATCCTGCAGTGCTCTCTGCTGGCTTGCAACAGAAATAGCCAGTAAGATTTCAACAACAAAGGCCCAATCTCAGCCACATTTACTAGAATGTTAAAAGACAGCTTTATTTACAGGTAGAAACATTTGCACCCGATATGACAGACTGAACTACCCCTGCTCAGTACTGATATACATTTTACTAGCAGCTTTATGACTGCTTTTGTTGCTAAACTACAAGAACTCTACAAGCCTCTATCAgtatttgttattaattttCAGACATTTCTTCAACATCGCTCTTAAGGCAAGAAGCatcaattataaaaaaaaaaacagttttctatCAAAAGATTGCTGTTGTCGTCTAGTATAATCTCTCCAATGTGCGGTTTTCTACAAgggaaacacattttttaaaacagatttaCAATAAATTCACTCTTCTGTTGATCATTTCATCATTTAGTCTTTGTGAAAGTGACGTCTGACTGTGATGACAAGACACCGGCTGCTCACCTTCTTTCAGAGGTGCCACCGTCTCGGTGTGCCTGTTCTCCTTATTGTGTTGGAACGCTTTGCGGGGATCAAACCTGCGCTGACAACCGCCAGGGAGCTTTGACTTGAGCTGATCCAGATCACTCTTCTGACGGCTCACCTGGGAGCGAAGCTTCAACACCTCCTGCGCGcacacattaaaaacacaaaaaagaaattGCGGGAGGGGACATGCTGTGACACCAAACGGCAACTTGTCAAGCTTCCCGCTTTGTTGAAAAGATGGTTTCCAGGACATGTTCAGTGATGACCTATCTCTTTTGACAGGCACCGGTGGCATCATACCAGCCTCCTTTGTGGATGCCTGATTTCAATGACAGTCTCGAACACGCACCTTATATTTTTCCATAAATATGATAAAAAGGTCAAAGAACCACAGCTGACTTTCCTCCTAAGTTGTTGCACAAATACCTACAATCTGCTTCCGACAGAACTAATCACATTTTTTGGATACCACAGCTACTTTTATTGTTGTCAATTCTTATTTCGATAAATTATActcaaaacaaatacagtccGAATGAGTTGGATATGGGAGTCTGTGTCAAGTTGAATAGAATACATAAATCATTTAGAGCCATTAAAGAATGGAATAACCTTTCAGACAGTCAAACTATGTTCTGAGCTGTATGATTTTTCTGGAAACATCAGAAAAGTATTACTGGGAAACCAGCAGCGTCAAcattaactactgtatatctatgGTCATTTGCAAAGTATGATGTgatcattttaaattgtttgagGTGTGTGAATGGCCAGAGAAGGGTATATGGTTGGATATACTGGATGGATGTCGAGTGTATTTTCTTGATATTGATTGTATTTTATCGTTTTAAATCTACCTGCACAGGGACTGCAGGTGGAAAGTAGCTATAGCTAAATCTGGTGTGAACCATCTCTTCTTTTTGTAAAGATGAATGTGTTTGCACATGGTCcctgttaaataaataataaaataaacgaAACATTGCCGCAAGTAAAGGTTATACACTTACTCAGTTTCATGTTAAAtcaatggaaaatgaaaaccTAACAGAGGTAACGTAGAAGGGAACCCCCAGTGCttagacaagtttgacttttattacaggaaaaaaaggcaCTACTTAAAAGAACTTAATCTTAAAAATCtaccgataacttcctgcttctcaagactgatgcCGTTAACTTActtgtatccatccatcttcttccgcttattcgAGGTCCGGTCGcagggacagcagcctaagcagggaaggccAGACTTCTCTCTCTCCCCaactactttgtccagctcctcccggtggatcccgaggctttcccaggccagttgagagacatagtctctccaacatgtcctgggtcttccctgagggcTCCTACCGGTCGAACATGCCCTGAACACAGTCACCCTACGGACAAAACTCATTTGacccttttggtcactacctaaagcttatgaccataggtgtgggtaggaacatagatcggcTCGGCTCCCTCTTgaccacaatggaccgatgcagagtctgcatcgcTGCAGACACCGCACTAATCCACCTGTCGAtgtcgcgttccatccttccatcactcgtgaacaagaccctgaggtacttaaactcctccatttGATGCAGGATCTCCGcaacccagagatggcactccacccttttccaaggGAGAACGGAGTTCTATTATTCTAAAATttttgatttaactgtagtttgtgcacacaggTAGGAACGagtcaaacaaagttggatttgtcaaactgtacctgtagatttgtctcAAGCAAATAGAATGACATCACTACTTTTAACAAAACATACAGCATCTTCTATCTGAAGACGTTTGGGGTTGTCTCTGGCCAACTGTTCTTTTCAAAGGCTGTGATGATTGGAACACGCCCCAGGTGTCATAACGATGCTGGCGCTTCAGGTGGCtgaggtttgatgtgttgaagcgtgatgctttttgtttatttggttttttttaaatataatctGTCATCAGagcaatttttttaatgttatcggatttatggGTATGACATCCTCATATTGGCCTGATAattaattatttgtttatttatcatCATGCACCCCTattgaaatgcaaagaaaataaCTTTAGTCATAAAAGGTTATAGTATAGCAATATCTCTCCACTGTTGTTCATGATCACTGATGCCCACTTGTGCACCATTACCTGTTTCAGGTCCATATTCTCATCTTTGAGCTTCATCACATGTTTAATCTTCTGCTTCTGGTTCTGGTGACCCAGCAGACGTGCGTAGGCATCTGCCAGCTTGTTCAGCTCCTCCTGGTTTGCTCCATTTTCATTGAGGAGTGCACTGCGCTCTGCTGCAAAGGAATTCAGCTGCTCCTGTGGGTGCCACAAAACATGGATagtggttttttttgtattaataaataaaaatacatttaattatttGGCCATGTACTGTAATAGTGTCTCTTTACCAGCTAAATTTCCCTCTGTGTTTACAAGTACTGGGTCATTGTAGAGATTACACACAATAGAAATTGGGCTGGTTTCATCATTGCGGGTGACAACTAGCAATTCTGGTCATCCATTGTTGATCCAGTATACCTGTACAGTGTCACTTATACAAGATTTTATGACATCATATTACACAAATGTCTGCACATCTCTCTCAATCTCTTCTCTAGGGCATCGATCAAAGGACAGCACGTTTATTTTAACTGGTCGGAAAGGACTGACCTGGAAAGGTTTTACTTTAGCAAACAGGTCCTCATACTGGGTCCTCCAGTGTTCTGTCTCTGAAGTTGAGGAGCTTTGACGGAAAGTAGAGAACTGTTGACAAAGTGTAAagaaatgaatgcatgaattcaAATAAAACTGCTCACCTGTTCTCCTGTGCTTCAGCTATTTTTCTTTGGAGCTCCCGTCTCTGCTCGTGCATCTCCCACTGTAGTGTGACCTTTTCCTCAGTCAGCACCTTCACCTGCTGCTGTAGAGTGTGTTGGTCTTGGTGATGGTGGTCCACTTCACACTGCAGAGCCTCCATTTTCTCCTCCACGAGGGCTAATTGAGCTTCAAGGTTTCCACCTTTGAGCTGAAGCTCATCCAAGCGAGACTGAAGATGATTCCTGTCTTGCTCCGCAGTCTCCACGTGATGTTTAAGTGCCAGCTCTGACTCGTTGGAAAGTTCGACCTGAGAAATAAGTCGACTTCTTTCCTCGTCCATTCTCTCCAGCTCAGCCTGTAATCTGAGCACCTCTGACCTGAGCTGTTGCTGGTCTTTAGTTTCAGCCTCCCGTGCTGCACATGCCGCCTGAAGCGCTGCCTGATATTTAACtttctcttccttttcttgCAGTAGTCGTTCCTTTATGTCTACATTTTCCTGGTGGACCTCCTTGAGCTGCTTCTGGGCTATTTCCTTCTCATGATGGAGATCAGCAACTTCCTGGCTTTTCTCTTCTACTTGCTTCAGCACCTCTTCCTTGTCTTTTGTCTGATACTGGAGCTCCTGCTCTAACTGCCTGATTCTTGCAGCATGGCTGACCTCCATGGCCTGCATCTGTTCATCTCTGTGAGCGAGGAGAACCTGCACCTCCAGCAAAACTCTATCACATCGAGAAAAGAAAGTAACAAGAGGGCAACTTAGAGTTATTTCAACAAACACTCATGCCAGTTAGGGACATACCGAGCATTCTCCTCTTTAGCCCTCTGCTCATCAAACTGTTTCCTCTGgtgctcctccagctcctccctcTTGCTCCTGATCTCCTCATCTTGCTGCTGAATCACATTGTCTAACTCCTCCCTCACTTGCTTTGTCATTTGGGTCGCTTTTTCCATCTCCTCCTCCAGGTGTTTGCGTCTCTCCTCCGTGTCCCTCAGAGCCTCTTTGGTGCTTCAGCGGATGACAGAAGCTTCAACTTTCACAGCATTGCAGTGTAATTATACAAATTTGCCAACTCACCTTTCCAGCTCTGTACCCTGCTCCCCCAATGTGTTCAGTAAGCTTGTGTGCACCTCTTGGAGTTTTCTCATGGCGACTGAATGCTCCTCTTTCAAAGATGACATGTCACTGCTCTTACTAAAAGGACAGTTTTAGTTACTGAGTAGTAGAGAAAAGTGcacctgtgaatattctcattcacctaagtcattgtattctcagggcattgactcGATCACAAATGGACTGCCTGACTGGAGCTGCAACCATCTAGCCAGAggagagctgtcctacctagtcttggAGCATGAGCTGATGAAGGCTGCTTGGATGTAAGGTGAAACTTCTTCTAAAAACAACCTGAAGAATAcgggtagtttttttttttgactgcatCACACTTTAATATCAGTCATTGAGCCATAACTCGTTTCACATTTGTTAAATTGAATAATTAGATGCTTTAGAAAAGGCAATCaattattacacattttaacGACTAAAgtcattaaatatttatttaacataTTTATGACTGTCCTGTCTAAACACAATCGCTCATATCTTGTGTAAAGTGATTTTCCTATAAAGTAATGCACCATCTATCAGTAGACTACAGATTTATTTTTGAAGGTTAATTAAAAACCACATTGCTTTAGTAATGGGTGTTATAAAATTAGCATACCCGAACACTTTCTACACTTATTGTAGACTCTTAAAGGGGACGtattatacaaattttcgggcctttgtctTGAGTTCTGggctcctatagagcagctacacacaataacccgcacagaaagctttctggCTCCTGAATGAAACATCAAGTCTAGTGGAAGCCTGTTCAGTgacaatcatgttttttttttgtttttgttttttttaagagagaTCTTGGGATTTTTGTTTACATCGTGCATTTTCTACCACACCC of the Dunckerocampus dactyliophorus isolate RoL2022-P2 chromosome 11, RoL_Ddac_1.1, whole genome shotgun sequence genome contains:
- the hmmr gene encoding hyaluronan mediated motility receptor isoform X4; translated protein: MTLERKQQRLLEKEIRCLVQQRGEQDRRLLSLEDDLRKLEAKLLAAVREKTGLTANITTLERQKAELKKVNEFLKNKVSADTTKKRINSLTMELMEARNNLDSKNEELSVLQFSSEGRVKLLETDLRASKDTLQALKDRNKDLEDIHHVTKTQNEELEQENARLHAEIRALKEEVRVIQGYLDTSNDQIQDLRLKLQGTTQQDLQLQNIEHLEEELEQCNGKLEGAELLLREKEEEALKYQHNLQASKESLLETERKLASQELSSQKLDAEVARLRVVLRRTERELDERVAHLEQRCLFSEEERNKTQEEGFRRVEELKTELYLLKETNREEKKRQIRLQHEHVSLTEELVKERALVDSLSVLLEHERLESEEHRSKLKEELEEVLGELALMEDQEQRRAEATDQSQEVLQKLQEENAKLERQLRDTRELLDRKSSDMSSLKEEHSVAMRKLQEVHTSLLNTLGEQGTELESTKEALRDTEERRKHLEEEMEKATQMTKQVREELDNVIQQQDEEIRSKREELEEHQRKQFDEQRAKEENARVLLEVQVLLAHRDEQMQAMEVSHAARIRQLEQELQYQTKDKEEVLKQVEEKSQEVADLHHEKEIAQKQLKEVHQENVDIKERLLQEKEEKVKYQAALQAACAAREAETKDQQQLRSEVLRLQAELERMDEERSRLISQVELSNESELALKHHVETAEQDRNHLQSRLDELQLKGGNLEAQLALVEEKMEALQCEVDHHHQDQHTLQQQVKVLTEEKVTLQWEMHEQRRELQRKIAEAQENSSSTSETEHWRTQYEDLFAKVKPFQEQLNSFAAERSALLNENGANQEELNKLADAYARLLGHQNQKQKIKHVMKLKDENMDLKQEVLKLRSQVSRQKSDLDQLKSKLPGGCQRRFDPRKAFQHNKENRHTETVAPLKEENRTLERLY
- the LOC129190326 gene encoding insulin-like; its protein translation is MARVPWVVSILLLLVLHAPWAAPAPTQHLCGSHLVDALYFVCGERGFFHSPKRLHKRDLEHLLRFLSKKAKQEQRLWRKFTGSDDSKVKRGIVEQCCHKPCSIYHLEGYCD